In the genome of Lactuca sativa cultivar Salinas chromosome 3, Lsat_Salinas_v11, whole genome shotgun sequence, the window aacaagcatggatctgaggtagcaacctcagatctggacctcaagcttgaaattgatcttagacatggcttaaaagccccaaaactcataaccaaagaagatctgaaggagggaaacgaattaataccttccaatgctctgaaatgttccccaaacttcggatccaaggccactccttgatgcttcaaagattcccacttcttcttcttctaaatcactcaaaaatggctagaagcttgaatgagcacaatagaggcttagggtgcggcgttctgggtgtgagagacagtaaaggagccctaggaagaagaataaggcgattaaataggctccaagccccgaatttagggttttcctttcacagaccagactcgccgagtcaccttggccgactcgccgagtcggtcacttactcctcgactcggatcccgctcggactcgccgagtcgacccctaaacttagggttttctttcctttcttggccttcaaaactttgggtgttacatgagTGCAtcaaaattcacgacgtgaattcaaTGTGAAGCGGGTTCTGAAAAATCACCATATACTGACTCACAAGGTGAATAACAAAAGAGTCACGACGTGAAAACTGGAATCCCAGAAATATATTTCTTCTAACCTTTCTTTCAATTCTTATATTCAACcccatgtcttaatggattaagactctTCTAACCCTATTAATTTGACtattctctctaactttcttctcacttgactcaccccacacttaatttaaatTATGGGTCTCGACTCTCGACTTTAAACACTCCCGGCTAAACACATACGCACTCATATCTCGGCATCCTTTGTATGCGCTCCTAGCAATTCTGAAAAATAACTACCAAAGaagaaaaataacataatatctTAATAGTTTTACAatccaaaacaaaataaaaccaaaccaaacaaaactaaaataaaCGATCAGTCATCCTCATCATCCTCGTTCACCCCGCTAGTGCCCGCCCCGTCGCCTCTTGGCATCTACAATTCCTCCCACGTAGGAATATAAGGGCATTGAGGTGGTATGGTGGGTGGTCTCACCACATTCGTATGAGAGAACATGGCTTCaatcatttgggtgttataagtCATCCCACCACGTAAATTATCCAAGTAAGAACCCACCCGACTTTGGAACGGGTCGGTGGGTATTCCACCCTCATATGGTTGGGATCGCCCCATCTCCCCCTGGGCTCTCACGTTCCTTCTTCGAGGCCTCGGTTGTTGTTCGGGCTCTTCGGTTGGTTGGTCCTCTCCCTCGCTATCGCTGTGCGGTATCACATAATGCGTCCCATATGGTCTCAAGATATCCCATAGAAAATCCGTTCCCTTGTTTACACGTAAGTGTCCGTGTAACTGCAGGGACGAGCACGCCATAAGACTTGGCTAAGCGGGTAACAAAATGGCCACCACAGATTGGGCTCCCGGGTCGTGAACTTACTGCATATTCTGCCAAGTAACGAGCTAAAAAGCAGGGAAGATTGCAACAAAACCCCAGTTACTAAAAAGCAGGGAAGACTGCATATCCTGGTGACCTTATCTCCAAATTTTTTATGGTGGATGGAGAATGTGATCAGCCTGTGCAACAAACGGTGAATGAGTGGATTTGATGTTGTTTTCTGGTGACACACCGGAGTTGAAAACACCAAAAGCGATATTGCTCCAAAACTCATATCCCGTCATTCCCACGGAATAAGTACGGGTAGCCTCCCGTAAGAACATAGAAAACTCGGGGGTCATGGTCTCGTGGACCTCGTATAAACCCATCCTCCATGAGAATTCTACCAAACTGCACTCTCTATATTCTCCACCCAAACGAAAGACCAATATTGTGTACGAATCATTTCtcattttttaaaaccttttttaGAAACCACTAAGATAACCCGCATCAATTTTGGAAAACTTTGGACTCAAATAAATGTAAACAACAAAGACCAAAATTTTACTTTACTCTACTATAAAATATAACcggataatttttttgttttttacaccatttttaaaatagaaaaagaaaatccTCCACTCGCAAGCAAGCAAAGGAGCGGTAATTGTCAAATCTCTGATTTCTGTTCAAAACCCCACCTCCACCTCTGCCACTCCATTTCGCCATGAATTTCTTCCAATCCGTGTTCTCCGACGATCCAGACTCTTCCGATCTGGATGCAACCGAAGCTCACAGCCCGCAGTCTCTTCCTCAAAACCCTGGACCGAGCATCCCAACCATCACTTCCGCATGGACCTTCGGTAGTAGCTTgatgaaaaccctagcctccaaatcCGAGTCCGTCATTGAAACATACCGCCGTGATCTAGAGGAATTCAGTTCCGGGATCAAGAAAGAAACGGCCGTAATCCGAGAAGCAGCCGCCAAAGCCGTAAAGGACCTGCCGACCTCACTCGAAGCTGGTGCTGGCTTGGCTCAGGAGTCGCTCGAGTCGGTCGGCCAAGCCATCGACGATCTAGGTACTACCGTTACCGAAATCATAGCTCAAGGTAAAGATACGCTGCTGGCCGTTGATTATTCTGATAGCGATAGTGATCTCACCGATGCTAATATTAGTCAGAGAATCACCAGTAGCGAGAATCTGCGGTTTTCCAAACCTTATAGTAGACTCGATGCTCAAATTCTAACGATTCAAAGTGATATGAACACGTATTTGAATGATCCTGAGGACCTTATGGAATATAATGAATGGAAACTAGGGTTTAAATTTGATGAAAAGGCGGAGGAGATTAATGATATCATGAATGCATACAATGGGGTAGTTGGGGAGATCTACAAAGAGATTGTTCCCGCAAGAGTTGATGAAGATTCTTTCTGGAGTCGATATTTTTATAGGGTTTATAAGATTAAGAAGACAGAAGAGGCGAGGGTTAAGCTTGTGAACAGAGCAATTTCAGGGGAGGAAGATGAAGACTTGAGTTGGGATGTAGATGAAGATGATTATGAAGAAAACGCAGAGTCTGGTTTGAAGGTTGAAGAGAAGGAATCTGTAGAAAACTCACAAATCGAAGATGATGATAATGAGAAGATAGGTGTTTCTGAAACAAAAACAGAGGatcaaaatgaaacaaaaactgagGATCAAAATGAATCAAAAGCTGATTGCATGGAAGCCAAATCTGATGTGAAAACAGGATCAGAGGGGAAGACAGATAGAGATAGTGATATTTCTATTGTTTCTAGTCAACCATCACCTGAAGAAGATGGGTGGGATGAGATTGAAGATATAGGGAGCAGTGATGAGAACAAGGAAAAGGTGGTCACCCATGGCAATGCCAGCCCTGTTAGAGAGGAGTTGCGAAAACGATTGAgcattgctgaggaagaagaagatcttACATGGGAtattgaagatgatgatgatgatgatgatgatgtgccTGTTAAAGCATAAGAACCCTAAAGTAATTTCAAATTTGATTCATCAATATTGTCTTACCCCTCCTTTGGGGGGAGATTTATCTGGTAAGTATTTGGATCATGTTCCTTAGTTCTCATGTTCTTTATTGCGTGTGTTGTACAAATCATGATTTTATCTTTTAAAGAAAGCAGATTGCAATTTATTACCTCACTTTATAGTACTAGTAGTACACAACTCTTGCaaatttactttttggtgtcaaAATCAACTTGATTCGATCTTAGGCATAACACAGTTACGATTTGTTTGGTAAAATTAGTGTATATGCTCAAATCAGATCTTTGATATATTTGTTTGGTTGTTTCCACTATCAGCTTTATATATTGAACATTTGAGGGTTGTTTACATTGTACAGTTGTACTGGACTAGATTGAATCAGTTGTTTTTAGTGTTTGATAAGACTAAGGGATTGTTTGTCTGTTTTTTCTTATGAAGTCGTGTATAAATGAATTGTTTAATGGAATGTATGTTTGGATAAAATGTTTCATAAAAAGTCTTTCTATTTTTTACCCTGAATAAACTCTTTGAATGTGATTTGATGATCATTTTTTGGTTCTCTTCAAATCATTTAACAGTTTGAACAAATTTCAGCAAAACCAGTTATCAACATGAGTATTAGAAGATAGTTATGACTTATGATGGTATAAAGCCTAACCTCAATTCCGTAACAATTAACAGATGGAATATGACAAACTGATTTCATCTTTTTGCATAAACACCAACTTTAATTGCAAAAGGGAGGAAATATAAGAAACATATTGAGATCAATATGTTGGTTTTCTATAGAAATATGGTCgaagagaaaagaaaaagaaaataacaaaatgataCCCATGTCATTAACTCATCTTTCGAGTAGTTTGGTTCACCAGAGGCTTTATATAATATAcataaaaaagagagagagagagagagagagagagagagagagagagagattaatacCATCATTCAACAATTTACTTAATAATACATCGGACGTTAGAGGATTAATTTTGCAAGTTGGACTTCATATATAGAAGATACTATTGTAAAATTCAAAGATATGTTAAGAATTGGGTTAAAAAACAAGATACCACTAATaagtatttaaaattttgaagccCTTATTATGTCTTTCTAGATTTGGATGTACATGTTATTATGTGGAATTCAATAGTTTTTGAGCTTGATA includes:
- the LOC111917222 gene encoding uncharacterized protein LOC111917222; this translates as MNFFQSVFSDDPDSSDLDATEAHSPQSLPQNPGPSIPTITSAWTFGSSLMKTLASKSESVIETYRRDLEEFSSGIKKETAVIREAAAKAVKDLPTSLEAGAGLAQESLESVGQAIDDLGTTVTEIIAQGKDTLLAVDYSDSDSDLTDANISQRITSSENLRFSKPYSRLDAQILTIQSDMNTYLNDPEDLMEYNEWKLGFKFDEKAEEINDIMNAYNGVVGEIYKEIVPARVDEDSFWSRYFYRVYKIKKTEEARVKLVNRAISGEEDEDLSWDVDEDDYEENAESGLKVEEKESVENSQIEDDDNEKIGVSETKTEDQNETKTEDQNESKADCMEAKSDVKTGSEGKTDRDSDISIVSSQPSPEEDGWDEIEDIGSSDENKEKVVTHGNASPVREELRKRLSIAEEEEDLTWDIEDDDDDDDDVPVKA